Within the Barnesiella intestinihominis YIT 11860 genome, the region GCCGGTTACGGCAAGTTGGGAGATCGATATATTTGGAAGAGTGCTGAATTCAAAACGCAATGCAAAAGCTGTATTAATGCAAAGCGAAGCGTATGAACAAGCGGTTCGTACACAGATTATCGCTACCATAGCTAATGGTTATTACACCTTGTTGATGCTCGATAAGCAACTCGCTGTTACGGAAGAGACCGCTTTGTTGTGGGAAAAGAGCGTGGAGACGATAAAAGCGATGAAGATTGGAGGCATGACAAATGAAGCTGCGGTAGCGCAAAGTGAAGCGAATAGCTATATGATTGCGGCTTCGATACCGGCTTTGCGGCAACAGATAAGAGAAGCGGAAAACAGTTTGTCCACATTGCTTTATCAAGCGCCTCAGTCGATCGAGAGAGGAACGTTTGAAGACCAGAAACTCCCCGAAATGTTACAAGTGGGAGTCCCGGTTCAATTACTTTCCAATCGTCCCGATGTACGGTCGGCAGAGCTCTCGTTGGCTGCGGCATATTATACTACGAATATAGCGCGGTCTGCCTTTTATCCCAACTTGGTAATTTCGGGATCTGCCGGATGGACCAACTCAGCCGGGAGCATGATCGTTAATCCCGGAAAAGTGTTGCTGTCTGCAGCTGCATCGTTGGTACAACCGATATTCAATCATGGCAGTAATGTCGCGAATCTGAAAGCTGCCAAAGCTCAGCAGAAGATGGCTGCTATTAATTTCCAGCAGACAATCCTTAATGCAGGAAAAGAGGTAAGCAATGCTCTTTATCAAATTCAAACGACAAAGGAAACTCTTGTAAATAGAAATCAGCAGGTCGCTTCTTTGGAAAGAGCTGTTGAAGCTACCGAGTCGTTGATGAAGCTGGGCACTTCGACCTATCTCGAAGTCCTTACAGCTCAACAGTCGTTGTTGAATGCCCAGTTGTCCCAGATTTCCGATTCGTATCAATGCATGGTCGCTGTCGTCAGTTTGTATCATGCCTTAGGCGGAGGTCGGGAAATAGAGGAAAATACGAAGTAAAAATTAAAAATAATATACTATGATTAGTCCGTTAGCGTACGTCGATTCCAAAGCGGTGATTGGGAACAATGTGACGATTCACCCCTTTGCTTATATCGATAAAGATGTTGTCATTGGAGACAATTGTGTGATATATCCATACGCCAGTGTTTTGGCGGGAACTGTCATGGGAAAAAACAATCGGGTTTTTCAAGGTGCTATTTTGGGCGCCGAGCCGCAGGATTTCCATTATAAAGGCGATGCTACCCGGTTGTCTATCGGGGACGATAATATGATTCGAGAATATGTTATCATCAATAGAGCTACGACTCCCGAAGGAGAAACTGTCATTGGAAATAGAATTTGTCTGTTGAAAGGAACACGTATCGGACACGACTGCCGTGTGGACGACGATTGCATTTTAGGTATCGATTGTGACCTCTCGGGAGAGTGTCATATTCATAGTAAAGCAATTCTCGCCGGACGTGTAATCGTGAAAGAGCGCTGTCGGGTAGGTAGCTGGACTTTGGTGAAAAGCGGTTGCCGTACGGGTAAAGATATACCTCCGTATATTTTAGCTGCACATAATCCCATTACATATAAGGGAATAAATGCATTTATTCTTAGACGGCGAGGATTCGGTGAGGCTACTATCGAGAATATCGCTTTGGCTTATCGACAAATATATCAGTCGGGTACTAGTCTTGAAAATGCAGTGCTTCGTATTAAAGAAGTGGTGGAGCCAAGTCCCGAAATTGATTATATTCTATCTTTTATAGAAGATTCGAAAATGGGTATAATTGCTACCTATGGAGAAGAAAAATAAAGTAGAAAAGTAGACTGAAAGAAACCCCGGTTAAAAATAACCGGGGTTTCTTTTTATAAATGCCTATTCTCTTTTTCTATTTTAAATATATAAATATTTGATTATTATATAATTATGTGCTTCCCGGATAGCCTAGGTCTAATAGCGTTTGTTTTTATTAACGAAATAGCACATAATTAAGCGGTGAAAACTATTTTGGTTTCCAAAGTTTTCTATACATTTGCCGCGATAATGGGATAATTATTATGAATACAGAGTTACAACAGCGAATTATCAAGCAGGCAACCCGTATGTTTTTGTGTAACGGAATTAAATCTGTTACAATGGATATGATTGCGTCTCAATTAGGTATCTCGAAACGGACTCTTTATGAAAACTTCAAGGAAAAGAACGAGTTATTATTGGCTTGTTTGGAAAGTCAGGAAATGGAAAGAAGGGCTCGGTTGGAGGTATATTTTGCCAATCGAAAGAATGTGATTGATTTGTTGTTGAATGTTTATGAAGATATCCTCCGTTTCATGCGGAATACAAGCCCCATGTTTTTTGTGGATATGGAACGATATTATCCGAGAGTTAATGATAAGTATGAGAATGATAAGGAATGCCATAAACAAGCTACGGTCGATTTATTGAAAGAAGGTGTCGGTGAAGGTGTGATACGAGCCGATATCAATATGGAGATTGTAGCGACGCTATTGACTTTTCAATTTGAACTTTTAAAAAAATCAGATCAAATATTTAATTCTAAATATACTTTTACCGAGATTTTTGAAACGATATTTAAAAGCTTTATTCGAGGAATAGCTACTCCGGAGGGAGTAAAATATACAGATGAATTTTTTGAGGAGAATAGATAAAAAGATGGTAAAAACTTTAATGATGAAAAAAAACGTATGAACAAAATGACGATCATGCACCGAGTCGGTGCTATGTTGATGCTGTTCCTTTTCCCCGGAATATCTTGGGCTCAGGAACAGAAAGTTCAATCGGTAACTCTCGATTTGAAAACAGCTATCGGTATAGCGCTCAATGAGAATCCAACGATTAAGGTTGCCGATGTGGAGATAGAGAAAAAAGATTATTCCAAAAAGGAAACTATCGCAGGATTATTCCCTCGTATAGACGGTTCTGCATCATATAGTCGTACGATAGAGAAACAAACCATGTATATGGATTCAGAAGCATTCGATATGAGTGCCATGTTTACTCCTATATACAATACGATAAGTCAGCTTCACCCCGAGTTTCAGGTTCCGCAGACAGGAGGAGCTTCCTCTTCTTCCGGTGAAACAGGAATGAAAGTCGGGACAGATAATACTTATTCGGTAGGGTTTAGTGCTTCGTTACCAATTATCGCCCCTCAATTGTGGAAAAGCGTTCAATTGTCGAGTGCCGATGTCGAACAAGCGGTAGAAGCAGCCCGTTCCTCTCGGTTGAGTTTGGTTAATCAAGTAGAGAAAGCATATTATAGTCTGTTGTTGGCGCAAAACTCCTATGAAGTTATCAAAATGAGTTATGACAATGCCAAGTTAAATGCAAGGGATTACAAAAATAAGTTTGAACAGGGAACGGCTTCGGAGTACGATGTGTTAAGGGCCGAGGTGCAAGTCCGTAATCTTGAACCTACATTATTGCAAACCGAGAACAGTGTCAAATTGAGTAAACTTCAATTGAAGGTTCTGATGGGTATGGATATGACGGTTGATATAGAAGTTACCGACAAATTAGACGATTATGAGGCATCCATGTATGAGGAGACTTTGAATATCAATACCTCGCTTGAACAAAATACCGATTTGCGTAAATTGGATTTACAAACGGCCTATTTGAAAAAGGCAGTCGATGTACAGCGCATGGCTTGGTTTCCTACATTGTCGGCGACAGCTAATTACAACTGGATATCGATGAGTTATGGCGGTATGTTTGACGATTTCCGATGGAATCCTTATTCTACGGTCGGACTTTC harbors:
- a CDS encoding TetR/AcrR family transcriptional regulator — translated: MNTELQQRIIKQATRMFLCNGIKSVTMDMIASQLGISKRTLYENFKEKNELLLACLESQEMERRARLEVYFANRKNVIDLLLNVYEDILRFMRNTSPMFFVDMERYYPRVNDKYENDKECHKQATVDLLKEGVGEGVIRADINMEIVATLLTFQFELLKKSDQIFNSKYTFTEIFETIFKSFIRGIATPEGVKYTDEFFEENR
- a CDS encoding efflux transporter outer membrane subunit produces the protein MKRILLYTVCGLAMLTMFNSCHIYNKYHRPDVDVEGLFRDTVAAGDTLAADSLNMGNLPWEEVFTDTILQNLIRIGLEKNSDLQSAMLQVEAAQASFNAARLAFLPTLNLTPQGGVSSFDGSKASWTYNAPVTASWEIDIFGRVLNSKRNAKAVLMQSEAYEQAVRTQIIATIANGYYTLLMLDKQLAVTEETALLWEKSVETIKAMKIGGMTNEAAVAQSEANSYMIAASIPALRQQIREAENSLSTLLYQAPQSIERGTFEDQKLPEMLQVGVPVQLLSNRPDVRSAELSLAAAYYTTNIARSAFYPNLVISGSAGWTNSAGSMIVNPGKVLLSAAASLVQPIFNHGSNVANLKAAKAQQKMAAINFQQTILNAGKEVSNALYQIQTTKETLVNRNQQVASLERAVEATESLMKLGTSTYLEVLTAQQSLLNAQLSQISDSYQCMVAVVSLYHALGGGREIEENTK
- the lpxA gene encoding acyl-ACP--UDP-N-acetylglucosamine O-acyltransferase, producing the protein MISPLAYVDSKAVIGNNVTIHPFAYIDKDVVIGDNCVIYPYASVLAGTVMGKNNRVFQGAILGAEPQDFHYKGDATRLSIGDDNMIREYVIINRATTPEGETVIGNRICLLKGTRIGHDCRVDDDCILGIDCDLSGECHIHSKAILAGRVIVKERCRVGSWTLVKSGCRTGKDIPPYILAAHNPITYKGINAFILRRRGFGEATIENIALAYRQIYQSGTSLENAVLRIKEVVEPSPEIDYILSFIEDSKMGIIATYGEEK
- a CDS encoding TolC family protein, whose amino-acid sequence is MNKMTIMHRVGAMLMLFLFPGISWAQEQKVQSVTLDLKTAIGIALNENPTIKVADVEIEKKDYSKKETIAGLFPRIDGSASYSRTIEKQTMYMDSEAFDMSAMFTPIYNTISQLHPEFQVPQTGGASSSSGETGMKVGTDNTYSVGFSASLPIIAPQLWKSVQLSSADVEQAVEAARSSRLSLVNQVEKAYYSLLLAQNSYEVIKMSYDNAKLNARDYKNKFEQGTASEYDVLRAEVQVRNLEPTLLQTENSVKLSKLQLKVLMGMDMTVDIEVTDKLDDYEASMYEETLNINTSLEQNTDLRKLDLQTAYLKKAVDVQRMAWFPTLSATANYNWISMSYGGMFDDFRWNPYSTVGLSLSLPIFQGGARHFKIKQAKSNVLQLGLQRDNLVNSLSMQVQMSMDNIQKSIKQIASNKEGVRQAEKAYSIMQKSFEIGSATFVELNDADLALTNSRLSYNQAIYDFLAAKSDLQLLLGNTDLEQYKQEKSQDK